Proteins from a single region of Sphaerochaeta globosa str. Buddy:
- a CDS encoding AAA family ATPase, which yields MKVLKVVASGLPLFSSDLEFDFLALQRVSSDAKESLYNLFSTYYQNTVLSIIGINASGKTTLLKVLMFALRLLNNEPINSIDCLEIFDGLSDCNRVMFTMYFHAPTDAVYKLHTVIRKKEGRLSIVEETLCRKPAASIKAKKALFDFSAGYPELVRDTQEKFLLDDVSIMVAVNKQLAEKMVVIDMLRYTNSNLLGLSSDIPPALIAFFDPSIEYLSRDGQQKESSIHLKFKGKEEILLNQPSELNRYLSSGTIKGINTFMQALKSFRTGGYVLIDEMENHFNKEIVSTLIRFYMDQQINPKGAVLVFSTHYAELLDEFNANDNIYIVRNKSGITVENLSKILKRNDIKKSDAYQSGFLEGTVPLYESYKQLRCILLKTSTEM from the coding sequence ATGAAAGTACTGAAGGTTGTTGCTTCTGGGTTACCTTTATTTTCTTCGGATTTGGAGTTTGATTTCCTTGCACTCCAACGAGTCTCTTCTGATGCAAAAGAATCACTGTACAATCTCTTCTCAACCTACTATCAGAATACTGTACTGTCAATTATTGGTATTAATGCCTCAGGGAAAACCACGCTCTTGAAAGTACTGATGTTTGCCTTACGCTTGTTGAATAATGAACCTATCAACTCTATTGATTGCCTGGAAATCTTCGATGGTCTTTCTGATTGCAACCGTGTGATGTTCACCATGTATTTCCACGCTCCTACGGATGCTGTCTATAAGCTTCATACGGTCATAAGGAAAAAGGAAGGTCGGTTGAGTATTGTTGAAGAAACGCTGTGCCGAAAGCCTGCGGCCAGCATCAAGGCGAAGAAAGCATTGTTCGATTTCTCTGCTGGTTATCCTGAATTAGTCCGGGATACTCAGGAAAAGTTTCTTCTTGACGATGTAAGCATTATGGTAGCCGTCAACAAACAATTGGCAGAGAAAATGGTTGTAATTGATATGCTGCGCTATACAAACAGTAATCTGCTTGGGTTGAGTTCTGATATCCCACCGGCTCTGATTGCCTTCTTCGATCCCAGCATCGAATACTTGTCCAGAGATGGCCAGCAGAAGGAATCGTCTATCCATCTGAAGTTCAAGGGAAAAGAAGAAATCCTTCTAAACCAGCCATCTGAACTCAACCGATACCTCTCATCAGGGACCATCAAAGGTATTAACACCTTCATGCAGGCTTTAAAATCCTTCAGAACTGGAGGCTATGTACTTATTGATGAGATGGAGAACCATTTCAACAAAGAGATTGTATCAACGTTGATTCGTTTCTACATGGACCAACAGATCAATCCAAAGGGAGCAGTACTGGTATTCTCCACACACTACGCTGAGTTGTTGGATGAATTCAATGCAAATGACAATATTTATATCGTAAGGAACAAATCAGGTATTACTGTTGAAAATCTTTCAAAGATTCTCAAACGCAATGATATCAAGAAGAGTGATGCATACCAGAGTGGGTTCCTGGAGGGAACCGTTCCATTGTATGAATCCTATAAGCAATTGAGATGTATACTGCTAAAAACCAGTACCGAGATGTAG